One stretch of Nicotiana tomentosiformis unplaced genomic scaffold, ASM39032v3 Un00044, whole genome shotgun sequence DNA includes these proteins:
- the LOC138903851 gene encoding uncharacterized protein, translating to FADILLCRKHVDLEFVSFADSKPAVAKAANLLFVKHYASTKPGKPNITESDMSEALQAAGYEGREPDLLLVYGPVRCHMGFPAWRIRYTEIEHMGPLKSMKFGSLIKTIHKFTKVHQNYGQ from the exons TTTGCCGATATCCTTCTGTGCCGCAAGCATGTAGATCTGGAGTTTGTCTCTTTTGCTGATTCAAAACCTGCCGTGGCCAAGGCAGCTAATTTACTTTTTGTCAAGCATTACGCCAGCACCAAACCAGGAAAACCGAATATTACTGAGTCTGACATGTCTGAGGCTCTACAAGCAGCAG GTTATGAGGGACGAGAGCCTGATCTTTTATTAGTTTATGGTCCTGTGAGATGTCACATGGGTTTCCCAGCATGGAGAATCCGGTACACTGAGATTGA ACATATGGGGCCCCTGAAGTCCATGAAATTTGGTTCCCTCATAAAAACCATCCATAAATTCACAAAGGTGCATCAAAACTATG